The Blautia luti nucleotide sequence TATCCTGTATCCCTTTTCCGAAATGCAGGCCTCCGGCTATTCCCTTCAGGTTCAGATCCTCCACACATACTGCATCATAGTCTTCTGCAAGGCTGTGGCTGAGCTTATGCTGGAAATCCTTCCTCTGATTCTTTATCTTTTCATGATATAAAGCAACCTTTTTCTTCTGTTTCTGATAGTTACGGCTGCCCTTTTCACATCTGGAGAGTTTTCTCTGTTCCCGGGCAAGTTTTTTCTCTGCATTCCGGTAAAACATGGGATATCCGGCCCTTTCACCGGTGGAAAATACACACATTCCATGCATGGCAAAATCAATCCCCAGAAATTTTTCCGCCTGTCTTTTCTCCGCTGTTTGGTTTTCACAGTCGAACAGCAGGCTGGCAAAATATTTTCCGGATGGTTCCTTGCTCACAGTCACTGATTTCAGCTTCCATTCCTCCGGGATCATACGGTGGAGTTTTATTTTTACCGGCTGCATCTTTGGCAGTTTCAGGAACCTGTCCTGCAGACAGATATTCCCATTTACCATATTTGTTGTATAAGATTTCCGCGAGTGCTTTTTTGATTTATAATGCGGAAAGCCCACTCCCGGTTCCTGGAAAAATTTCCGGAAAGCCCCTTCCAGATTTAACTGTACATTCGCCAGCGCAAGAGAATCCACCTCTTTCAGCCATGGATATTCTTTTTTATATCCGGCCGGCGTATTTTTCAGCATCTTTTTTTCTTCCTGATAATAACGGATCTTATCCGCAAGCATCCGGTTATAAAGAAAACGACTGCAGCCGATTGTCTTCTCTATCTGGGTTATCTGTTCTTTATTTGGATAGATTCTTATTTTTACTGCCCGGTTTATCTTTCTCACCCTGACTCTCTATATACTGATGGATTGTTTCAACAGGTGCTATATTTCAAAGATTTCTTTTGTTCTCTCTGACATCTTATCGTCCAGCATCTTTCTGCTATATTTCATAACCATGATCAAACAAAAACACTGAATGAGAATTATTATCTAAACTCATTATGTACACTCACTTATTGCTTATTTCGACCGTCCAAATTCCAAGAGCATATTGTTCTTTTTTCTATTATAATATATTTATTGTATCAGAACAAGTGTTTTTGCGATTTTTTATGAATTTGAGCAGACATGCCCGAATGTGCAATTCATCCCATCACCTATAGAGGTGAGGGAATTCTTGCTACGGTTGTTAAAAAAAGCCTTGCCCCGCCACGGGAATATTCCGGCTATGAGTATGAACTATACCATGTAAGAAAACAACAAAACGCTTCAAATCGTCGCCCGGTAGGTTTACGACCTGCCGGGCGATTTTTGTCGATTTTCACGGATTGTCATTTCCGGCAAAAAATCAGATGGAAAAGGAGGCGGTCAGCAGACCAGGGCCAGCATAGGCCCCTGACAACGGACAGGATCATCCTGCTCACTCCCCACGGAAAGGGGGTGAGAAGATGAAAGTTACCCCTGATGATTACGGGAGGCGCTGCCAGTTTGACCATTTTTGCAAGCTGGTACTGTACCATGAAGCCGTTGACTACTTCCGGGAAAGGAAGCGTCAGCGTGGCTGGGAAACATCCTTTGAAACGCTGCCGCTTTCGGAACTGGACACGCTATGCACGATAGATCAGTACCCCAGCGACAGTTTTATATTTCCGGCCTATGGCTGTGAGCTTCAGATCAGCGACGGGCTGGTGGCCGCTGCCTTTGCCAGCTTGCCCCAGCCGGGACAAAGCATCTTGATACTGCATTGTGTCCTGGAACTGACGGACGGCGAGATCGGCGCGGTGGTGGGAATGTCCCGCAGCGCCGTCCAGCGGCACAGGACTAAGACGCTGGAAACCATGAGAACAAGACTGACGGGAGGTATTGCAGAATGAAGCAGGCCAGATATAAGGAGCCTTTGTCCTCTACATAGCGAGCGGGTTGGCACCCGACCGAGAATCACATAATAGTTCTTGCTTGCCAGATCGGCATTCATTCTTTCCACCACCCGGTAAGCAAACGAAACTGATAATCCAAAGAGTTCTGCAATGTCTTCCACTGATAAATACATTTTTCTCTTACGCATGAAACCATTCCTTTCCCTCTTCCTGTGGAATCTCACAAGTATCTTCCACACCGTAAAAACGCTTCACAAAATACTTTGTCGGAACTTTTCCTCTAAGCGTCAGGTAGCCCTGTTCTTCCAGTTCCTTGTTCAGATTTCCGATGATCTCATAAGCCGATGTCTGTTTTACTTCCAGAAGTTCACATATATCGGCTGCCTTTAAAAATAATTTGTTCTGCATAATCAGTACCTCCTGTGTTTTGAATATTTATCTCTTCATATACTCTATACTGGCAGATACAAAATCGGACATCATTTTCCGAAATTTATCAAATTTTCTTGTTTTTTAATTCTCCATCAGTGTGATTACTGTGTCATGGAGTTTAAGCTCATCGAAAATAAAGAACCTTTCTGTGGTATCTGTTTTCTAAATGCAGGCAACAAAAAAACAGTCTGCCTTAACGAAAATCACTTCAATCAAAACAAACTGTTCTTCATATTTACTCTAATTTTATTTTATGAGAATAACTGATTTCACGAAATTTGCAGGTGAATCTGGAATATAAACAAGAGAAAAAAATAATTTTTAAACTCCATTTGCACTCCATTTGGTCTTTTCGACATCCCGCAAAACCTTTATTTATGGGCTTTTTCGCAATTTAGTCCGCTACTCAAACTCACAAATAAAATCTTGTCACTATACTTTTTAGTATTGGCATTATGGTTCTATTTGGTTTTATATGTGTTCAACTGTCCTAAATCCATAGGCTGTACTGAACGGTGTTATCAATTTGTTATCATAAAAGTGTTATCACTTATTCTTCAGGTAATGTTTCATCTTTAATAACTACTTTTTCCACTCTTTCCTGCCTCAATGATTCATTTATAAGTTTTTGAATAAAATCAATCATACTTTCCGAATTAATTACTACATCCAACATGTTTTCAAGTTCTTTCATAGAATCAATATAATATATGTCATTCCGCTTTCCACTGTATTCAATTGCTAACATCTCATTTAATACAATTGTTACAGGATAAGATATCGCCCCGTAATCAACAAACATTAATCTATATCTATAATGTTCCAACCCTTTTACAGTAAGAAAAACTTCATATCTATGATCCTCCTTACTCTGTTCTCCTAAATCTTCTTGTATATCGACTTTAATAGTCTCTGATTTTGTTTGAATAGAGCTCAAGGTTGCTGCCAATCCCGTCTGTTTAGTATAAGAACGTATTGGGCCACCATATTCTTCAATATTTCCTTTGACGTACCCTTGCGTAGCATCATTAATCTGAACTAATGATTTTTTTATAACGTCCTCTGGCGTATATTTATCAACCAAATCAAATGAGAATTTTGTCTTATCCATTTTTATCCCCTTTCACATTTTTGTTCATCCTCAATTTCACACATTATTGGAAAATGATCACTTATTTTTCGATTAGGATGCTTACTATCATCTACTAAGTCAGCATAGCTACATGCCGTAATTATCTTTAAACTATCTTTATTAAATATTGGCAATACATCTTGACTTATAATTACCTGATCTAACATATACCACATCGGTGAATGAAGTTTTGATTGATTCACATAAAATGTTCCCGGCGGATAATCAAAGTCTCCCATAAGATTCCACATTGGGTTGTAAAATTTTCGATATTCAATCTCATTTACTGTTCTTGTTGGTTTATCAGATATATTTAATGCCGGCAATCCATGAAATCCATTTGCATTTAAGCAGCCTCTTCCATAAGGCATTTCATTAATGTCTCCTATTACAATCGTTCGTTGTGTTTGAATGTTATCTTCAATTTTATGTATATCATACATTATTTTCTGAATAATAGCTAAACGTTCATCACTATGATCCCCATATAAATCCGTACATAAATGTATACAGCATAATATAAAACTATCGTTTATTATTTGAATCGAATAATATTTTTCCTGTATTCCTGATTTTATATTAACATAGCTACTCCAAACATCAATTCTATCGCAGCCTAATGTATTACATTTGATCAAACGCTGATTATTATCCTTGAACATTGCATTAAGTTCATCTATGTTTGCATCATACTCTGAAAGTGCAAGAATATCTATTTCATTATCCAAAACAAGACTCGCAATATATGGGTTAATATCTTTATTCTTATGTGTATTCCAAAATAAAATTCTCATTTTTCTTTCCAAATTTTAGCTATTCATTTTATTCAAAAATTCTTGTGATATCTTGATAACGATTAACTACACGATAAACCTCTACATATTCTTTACTGATCTTGTAGATAATCACATAATCTTCCCATATCACATATTTATAATCTGTCCGAAAGCTGACCCGTTTGGATAAATCTGACCCCATTCCCGGAAACATCTGAAGATTTTCAAATTTACCATAAATCTCTTTTATCGTCTTTGCAGCATATTCTTCATTATCCTCAGCAATGTAATCCCGAATATTCTTCAAATCCTTTGCAACAATCGGATTGATCCGCAGTTTTAACATCTTATTCCCCCACAAGAGCTTTCAATTCATCCAGATCCAGCCAGCCTTTTCCGTCTTTCACTGCTTCTTCGGCTTCCTGCAGCTTCATCAGAAGCTTTTTCTCTGCCCGGTCACGCTCATAATCTTCAATATCCATGACAACGAAACGTCCTCTGCCATTTTTGGTCAGATATACTGGTTCTCCTTTATGGCAGTTTTTCAGGACTTCATTATAATTTCTCAAATCAGATACTGGTAAAATATTTGCCATATTCTTTCAGCTCCTTCCTTTGATTTTAAATTGTTTCTGCTACTTCTATTATACACAAAAAGCTGTAAAATTCAACGTGGATTTTTACAGCTTTTATCTATTTCTATATATTTTCATCACAAGCTATTTCAAATATTGAGCAAAAATCGCCTCCAGTTCTTTATTTCCTTTCAAGAATTCATACTCTTCTTTGTTTTCAATTTCTGCAGCTAATGCACGAACAAAATTATTTCCGACGCCTGAAAAAGATTTTCCCTGTACTGTATCCGCATATCTGTAATATAAAGGTGATTCCACCATCTTCCATGGCTTCTGTGACTCCATCAACACTTCTTTTATCAACTGAATACATTTTTCTACATCCTTTCGATACCCGGCAATCAATAGATGTGGTACTACTTTACCATAATCCCACAGACCAAATAACGATATCATATGTTCTGTGATTTCGGCAATCTCCTCTGCTTTACAATGATTTCCGGTTTCTTCTTCCATTTCTATCAACTTATACAGATAGTTTTGTATATTCGTAACTGTCTGCATCAGTTTTCCCTCTAAAAAGAACGCTGCAATATCTGTCCCTTCCTGGTGTGCTAGTACATTCGTTTTCATAATTGTGGCATCTATCACAGTATCTGGAATTTTATCCAAAAAGATATTTGCTTCTTTATATTTTTCCATTTGTATATATTTCGCTGCAAGCATAAAAATACTGGAAATCCTTACCTTTTCATTCGGACTTTCAGCAGTTCGTTCCAGCCATTCAACAATCACATTATTGCATTCCAACTTTTTCTCATCATCGACATCGGATAAAGTTAACGCCGCATTTAAAACAGTAGCAATTGAATAAATCAACGAATCACAATGAGGATATTCCTTTATTTTATTTTTTCCCATCTCAAAAGCTTTTATAAAGCTATCCAATGAAACTTCCGAAAGCTCATTCACAAATTGTCCAATCTCTTTTTCTGTCAATTCTTCACGAAATGAAAATAATTCATTCATATCAATTTTTAATAATCGAGCAATTGCCGGAAGTAATGATATATCTGGATATGTGTTTCCTTTTTCCCATTTATTTACCGCAGGAGTAGAAACGTCCAAATAATCCGCCACCTGTTCTTGTGTTAATCCCGCAGTTTTCCGATAGTTTTTTATCTTCTCACCAATTTGCATTGTTCCTACCTCCTGTTTATATTCTCATTATAGTATTTCTAATATGTGTTTACAATTGAGCCTTCGTTTAATTATGGCTTCGATTTCTTAACTACCGGTTAAAATCTGCGAGAAAAATGCTCTATTTTATAATTCTACAAATCAAAATATCCTTAAATTTAATTAATTCAAGAATACGTGCATCAGTACTCCAATTAAGAAGCAAATCATCGCTGTAACACCCGCACTGATAATAACCTTTAATATATTTTGATAAGGACGTTTTCCCACTTCAACTGCCTTATGAAGTTCATCCAATTTTTTTCCCTCCGTAAATGCAACAATTTCCTTATAGGTTTGTATATCATTTTTCTTTTTTAGTTTTTCAACCTTTAACGCCCAGTACATTGTAATAATAAATAAAATCCCAAACGGAATATACGCATACCTTCCGATCCACATAAACAAAGGTACTGCCGATATAATCAACACGGCCAAATGAACTGTATAGATGGAACCATAATAATTAAACTTTTTAATTTCTTGCTCGCTAATAATTTCTTTCATTTTCTCTATATCTCCTTTAATTAATTGATCGAGAGATACATTAAACAATGAACTAAGAAGTAACAAGCTATGAATATCAGGATAACTCTTTTCGTTTTCCCAATTAGAAATTGTCTGTCTTGTTACATATACCTTTTCTGCCAATTCCTCCTGTGATAGATGAAGCTCTGTTCGGTATTTTTTTATCTGTATACTCAGCTCCATATAATTTCCTCCCTTCGCAAGTAATTTGTTCTCTTGATCTGAGCCAAGAATAATCATTTTTTCATTATCTGTCTATCAAAGATATTTTACTTAACGGAAAACACAATGTCAAAAGAGTTTTACACTACAACACTCATGCCTTTTCAGCAATTTTTATTATCATCTTTGTAAAGAGCAGCCTTTCGATCACCCTTTCTACTCACATATATACCCTCTCTTTCAACACAATTTCTTCTGCACAGGCTTTGATGCTATTCATTAAACCAACCCATTTCATCTGATCCTGCATTTTCATTTGTTCCGTCACACCCTGTTTTTCCGCCATCTGCTTCAGCATAATTTTCACCTGTTCTCTGGCTTCCTGATCAACTCGATTCAAGTGTGCCGTCAGCTCCCCCGTCATCAATAAATACTGATATCGTGCCGGTCTATGCACTTTCAGAAACTGTTTTCGCAACATTCCGTATTTACCATATGTCAGTTCTTCCTCATTCACTGCCAGATCCGGCAGGTAATAATCTCCATGCAATGTGTAGCTCAATCCATTACTTTCATCATAAATGTGCTTTTTCATCGTCTTATCTCTCCATTCCTCTATTTTTTGTTTTATTTTTCTTACGCTGTTGATTCTCCATTTCACTTTTACGGGCACCCCAAGCCAGTCTTTCGTGAATACTTCCTTTTGGCATTTGCTCCATTTGCCGTTTTTCTTCTAATGCTTTCTGCTCCTGTATATCCTGTTGTACTGCATTTTCTACAATATTTTCTCCAAGAACACGCACTACCCGATCATATCTGTCGGAAACACCCTGCAATTGTTGCTTTTCCTCAGATAACTGCTGTTTTTCTTCACATACTGTATCTAGCTGTCTCTGCACTCGGTTATATGCCTGCTTTGTTTCCTGATATTTGTGTTTCCATTTTTCTACTTCTTTGGTAAGTTCTTTGACCTGAGCTGCCATTGCAGCAATTTTATTTTTCATCTGGGTGAACAGTGGTTTTATCTTTTTATCCCGGTAAGTTGTTGCACGTTCTAATGTCCCAGCTTCCGGTAGAATTGCTTT carries:
- a CDS encoding type II toxin-antitoxin system RelE/ParE family toxin yields the protein MLKLRINPIVAKDLKNIRDYIAEDNEEYAAKTIKEIYGKFENLQMFPGMGSDLSKRVSFRTDYKYVIWEDYVIIYKISKEYVEVYRVVNRYQDITRIFE
- a CDS encoding RNA-guided endonuclease TnpB family protein → MRKINRAVKIRIYPNKEQITQIEKTIGCSRFLYNRMLADKIRYYQEEKKMLKNTPAGYKKEYPWLKEVDSLALANVQLNLEGAFRKFFQEPGVGFPHYKSKKHSRKSYTTNMVNGNICLQDRFLKLPKMQPVKIKLHRMIPEEWKLKSVTVSKEPSGKYFASLLFDCENQTAEKRQAEKFLGIDFAMHGMCVFSTGERAGYPMFYRNAEKKLAREQRKLSRCEKGSRNYQKQKKKVALYHEKIKNQRKDFQHKLSHSLAEDYDAVCVEDLNLKGIAGGLHFGKGIQDNGYGQFLSMLGYKLEERGKYLIKVDRYFASSKICSVCGHKKKELALSERTYLCECGNQMDRDVNAAVNILEEGKRIYKKCA
- a CDS encoding helix-turn-helix domain-containing protein, encoding MQIGEKIKNYRKTAGLTQEQVADYLDVSTPAVNKWEKGNTYPDISLLPAIARLLKIDMNELFSFREELTEKEIGQFVNELSEVSLDSFIKAFEMGKNKIKEYPHCDSLIYSIATVLNAALTLSDVDDEKKLECNNVIVEWLERTAESPNEKVRISSIFMLAAKYIQMEKYKEANIFLDKIPDTVIDATIMKTNVLAHQEGTDIAAFFLEGKLMQTVTNIQNYLYKLIEMEEETGNHCKAEEIAEITEHMISLFGLWDYGKVVPHLLIAGYRKDVEKCIQLIKEVLMESQKPWKMVESPLYYRYADTVQGKSFSGVGNNFVRALAAEIENKEEYEFLKGNKELEAIFAQYLK
- a CDS encoding helix-turn-helix transcriptional regulator, whose protein sequence is MELSIQIKKYRTELHLSQEELAEKVYVTRQTISNWENEKSYPDIHSLLLLSSLFNVSLDQLIKGDIEKMKEIISEQEIKKFNYYGSIYTVHLAVLIISAVPLFMWIGRYAYIPFGILFIITMYWALKVEKLKKKNDIQTYKEIVAFTEGKKLDELHKAVEVGKRPYQNILKVIISAGVTAMICFLIGVLMHVFLN
- a CDS encoding sigma-70 family RNA polymerase sigma factor; its protein translation is MKVTPDDYGRRCQFDHFCKLVLYHEAVDYFRERKRQRGWETSFETLPLSELDTLCTIDQYPSDSFIFPAYGCELQISDGLVAAAFASLPQPGQSILILHCVLELTDGEIGAVVGMSRSAVQRHRTKTLETMRTRLTGGIAE
- a CDS encoding TnpV protein, which translates into the protein MKKHIYDESNGLSYTLHGDYYLPDLAVNEEELTYGKYGMLRKQFLKVHRPARYQYLLMTGELTAHLNRVDQEAREQVKIMLKQMAEKQGVTEQMKMQDQMKWVGLMNSIKACAEEIVLKERVYM
- a CDS encoding type II toxin-antitoxin system prevent-host-death family antitoxin — translated: MANILPVSDLRNYNEVLKNCHKGEPVYLTKNGRGRFVVMDIEDYERDRAEKKLLMKLQEAEEAVKDGKGWLDLDELKALVGE
- a CDS encoding endonuclease/exonuclease/phosphatase, with the translated sequence MRILFWNTHKNKDINPYIASLVLDNEIDILALSEYDANIDELNAMFKDNNQRLIKCNTLGCDRIDVWSSYVNIKSGIQEKYYSIQIINDSFILCCIHLCTDLYGDHSDERLAIIQKIMYDIHKIEDNIQTQRTIVIGDINEMPYGRGCLNANGFHGLPALNISDKPTRTVNEIEYRKFYNPMWNLMGDFDYPPGTFYVNQSKLHSPMWYMLDQVIISQDVLPIFNKDSLKIITACSYADLVDDSKHPNRKISDHFPIMCEIEDEQKCERG